A stretch of DNA from Montipora foliosa isolate CH-2021 chromosome 4, ASM3666993v2, whole genome shotgun sequence:
TGTACTTTATCGGCCATAACCAGAACGTGAAAAAAAGATcaaacgaaacaacaacaacaagcctACTTAACCTACATTACGACCCAAGTAAACGATAATGAAAAGACATTTACTGTATGTTTACATTTCAGTTGCCTCAGAAATTCCaatcagtcagccaagaataaagtactgaatattgaaagtgcattgcataatgagctaccTCTTGGAAATTTCAATGAACGCGTTGTACCCGATAAtttctgagcaatgatgctttgaaagttCGAAGTTTTTCAAAGACTGTATGGGAATATGAGCGCCTATACTACCATACAATtaaatcagtttttgatggctaataactggctcgttatcaaagctaaaaggcttaaacTTGGGTATTAACGAAGTTTAACAAGGcggttcttttaccttttgacgGCAATTTGTAAATGGCATGGTGccttctggaaaaaaaaactcgtATGTTAAGATGTCAAAACTGGGTTAATTTCGAAGTTTCTTTTCCGCTAGCATTGCCATTGAAAACTTCCGAATTCGTCACAAAGTATCCATCCCTTCGACGGTCTTTGAAAAGATACGTGTCTTTTCCGCGACAGTTTGTTCAGTCCATCTGCTTTCAAACATGTTTCTGTCGCACATAGGGGAAGTCGCAGAGATAACTTCAAAAAGTCATTTAAACGAGGAAAAGTTTCTTGGCAGCGCAATTGAAAAATCTGCAGTGGTGCAATCATTGCGCAGTCATGATTAAAAACGGGTTAGTAAGTTTGTGAAAGTGTGAGTTGCCTTTGAATATTTTCCATCCAGCGCGTTCTTGTGTTGGTTTTAACAAACCGGAAGATTCGCGGGGGCATGGGGATTACAAAATACTTATTTGGAGTTTTTTTCTCGCCCCGTTCCCCTGAGCGTCACCCATGAATTGACTGACTGGCTGCTGTGCCCATGGGTGCATACTACTCGATAACAAAGTTTGCAATTTCCACCGGATCGACTTCGAGTGTCTCTTTTAAAGTTATGTCGCCAAAGTTTAGTTAGCTTTCTTCGCGATGATATATGCATGACAAAGGGATGTTCGGGCGTCAGAGTTCCATTTCGACAACGTTTGCATAGTCTCTTACTTTGGCAACGGAAACAACTTTTTTGATTCTAACGCTGTCGTAGCTTAATATATGTCTTAACGTACGTATAAACTCCCGTCACCGTTGCTTTCACAATAATTACTGTTTCCGTGTTCCGTGAAACAGGTCAAATTCCCCTGATTCcgctaaaaaaataaaaatacttaCCTATTTGCGGCTTATCCCGTCAGTACTGGGTCGTGTCCAGGCCCCTAAATGCCCAAGAGCTCTAAAAGTTCTCTGGACTACCTGCCTTTAATAAACCAATCCGCGTGAAAGGCTCGTAAAAGGTCCAGTATAGCTCTGATACGCACAGCACGTCTTCGAAGCTTATCTGTTGCCAGAGGGAAAGACATACAAATAATACAACAAATCTTTTCAATGAAAACTTCATCGTTgttaattaaatttttttggtatgatgtaatattttcaTATAATAGGCTATTTATGGATCCGTCTCGCGATAGTTCGAGTAACACCAGACAGACGCAAAAATGGTAGGATTAATGCATACAATCGACATTTTTCCCTCTATCTCTAAGTTGAAAAGGTTTCAAAATTCAGAGGACGCTATATCTGACTATGTACAAAAAGTACGAAAAACAGGAAGACTATAAAAACGTTTCTTCGGACAAAAGTAATCATGGGGGACTTGAACGTTGACTCAGTGCTCAACTAACTTGCGACATACGAAACACCTGGCTTACATTTAAGCAATGTTTGGATGTATTTTGAAAAGCTACGAAAAATATCATCTCTTCGGATTCTTTAGCTGAATATGTGATTAAACTGAAAACTAATTGTGGAGCGAGGGCTGATTGCGTCCAAAATCTTGTATAACTGACTTAAATGTATACTGACTTCGCCTTTCGAAAACCAAGGGATTTAATTTCTTCATGATACGTAAGGTTCCAGGAAGCACTTTACTAAAGAAAACACAACCTTTTCATCACCGGTTGTTAAAGCTCTCGATAGGATATTTTATCGAAAAAACCAGTTGGATTCCGCTATTCAGCCTGTCCTGCTGTTATTGAGACCAGTAAGCCGAAGCTAACATTTGTCGCGCctctttttcaaaaacattACATAAGTTgctttatatattttaaaaaaatgaagctTAGCGTTCGCAGCTGTCGTTTGCTACGTGAtgcttaagtttttttttctttgaacgCGGAGATGTGTTTGATAATTTAAGTAACAATACTTGGCGGAAGTCAGTGTAAATGAACTTACGGAGGTGCGGCTAGAAAGCCACCTTACCATATAAATGTAACAGTAAATACTTTTAGGAAAACTCCaacaaaaaagttgtttttggaGTCTATGCAAATCTACGTAAGTGAATTCAGTGATGAATTTGATTTCCAGAAATAGTAGTGgaattaattaatgttaatcTTTGTACTTTCACTGGAGCAAAACATGTAGGATGCCGGTGACAATGAATTAAAACTGCGGGGAAAAAGAAGTGTCCTTGACTCAATTTTCGTCGTCACTTTTGATAAGGTCTTCTGAAGAGCGCTTAATCAAcagacactgaaataaagtgttTTGAATGTTTCCCAAAGCCACAACCGAAACTGATACGAGTATTTATCTCATGCTTATATTAAACAGAAGGTGAATTTCAATCACATCTTGTCGTCGTCTTTGGCTGATTGACACTTTTTGAGGATGACGTTATCTAACTCTGACATCATTGTTTAAAAGCTGCATGCAACTGAGTTGCTGAATGCAGAAGTGAACAGAACCATGAGGAACTGGAGCGCAGCAAATTTTAGCTTGATGCAACCAGCAAATTACAGTTCGTTCCCAGAGCAACACCAAACGCAACTGGCAAAAGGGAAAAGCGAGCTTACCACATGGACGATCGTTCAAGTGCTAGCTTACTATGCGATGATTCTTCTTTCCTTGATCGGCAACACGATCGTCATCAAGGCCATCAAGAGAATTCGATCAAAGCTTAGAAGGCAATTGCACTATCTGTTCATCGTGAACCTCTCTGTGTCTGATCTGTTATTTGCCGTGGAGAATATACCCATGGTCTGCACTTATTTGTTGATGAACGGAAGTTGGAAAATCGAAGGCACTCTGGGTTCCTTCCTTTGCAAGTTTAATTCGTTTACGTCTCTGGTCCTTATTCTGACGTCAAATCTAACGATTTTGGCCATTGGGGTCGAGAGATTTTGCGGGACATTTTGCCCTCTGAGAGTGTTTATTTCAAAGAAACGCGCTTATTTTATGATAGCTTGCACGTGGTTGGTAAGTGGAATATATTCTTCACCACTGCTTTCGTCTTGCTTCGCTGATCTTGAAAGATCTCCCGACGGAAGTATGAAATGTCACCTTTACGTCCAAAGCCAAAAGGTCATTCATTGGTTTGTGCTGCAAACGGCGCTACTAGCAGCTGGTTTCGTCACAACACTGGTGCTTTACACCGCAATTGGGATCAAAATATGGCGCGGAAAAACACCCGGAATACAACTTAAAAGCTTACAACTTCGACTGCACGCCAGGAAAATCAAAGCTGTGAAAATGCTTGCGATTTTGGTGACCGTATTTTACATCTCTTTCATACCATTTTCGATCTATCAGCTTTCAGTTTTTTTTGGGTTTCATCTCAAACTTGGTTCTCGTTATGGGCAAATCGCTGCGTTTCTTATGTACTGCAATGGAGCTATCAACCCGGTAATTTACAGCGTGTATAACGAGGGCATTAGAAATGAGTTCAAAGCCCTTTTCAATTGCAAGAAAATCATCTTGAATCCACAAAGAAGCCTTTTTTTGACCTCCCAAATCACAAGAAGATTAAAGGATTTGGGATTAAGGCAATTTCACGATACACGAGATAAAGCCGGTCCTTGTCAGCCGAGAGGGCTAGCTGTGGTTGCCGCGCCTTCAGATGAAACAAATCTAGTGGGTTTTCCTTTCGAGGAAACACGATTGTGATGTGATGTTTGATTTTAGATTTCAAGGTCACAAAAAACTAACCTAAAATACTGAACATTTCAAGTGGGATCTTATTCATATCACATAGTGATGGGACACTATACAACTTCTATTTGCAGGTCTCTACCTCATCATTGGCGTTCTTcgtcttaaaaaaaaagagagccGTTATCATTTCAGTGTTTAGCATTGCGTGATTAGAAACAGCAAAGTCTTGTCGAGGAATTCCAATAGTTAAGTACGGTGTGGCAAAAATTGTATTATGTCCGATTTTCCTTTTCCGGAATTCTGCTTTGAGACTTATGTATTTTCCGCATTCTCTAAACGCCATAAGCCAAACCAACTCAAGTtgaatagacgagttcacgctcttgattgcatcatgggtaatcagggcaacatggcgggaaattcaaaggtttgtatggaaattcaaagcaaaatatactgtacgtgactctactttatagactttcgccttcataaaccaaacaaataaggtcatgttcacaactgagatgaactagacttggtatccgttctttgtaattcctaaatattgctttttttgtctccacacattctctgtaattttctGCCTTTGGAATTATAGGAAATGATGGCATAAACtccttttaataaaataatttctacgatagccattctctccaaatttattctgcagcacctttgagcgcatatcttttgttctggaaaatgaaaaacccaaaattgcatgtcgtgaatacttttcatcgttttgaacttccttacaaacctttgaatttc
This window harbors:
- the LOC137999760 gene encoding neuropeptide Y receptor type 2-like, encoding MRNWSAANFSLMQPANYSSFPEQHQTQLAKGKSELTTWTIVQVLAYYAMILLSLIGNTIVIKAIKRIRSKLRRQLHYLFIVNLSVSDLLFAVENIPMVCTYLLMNGSWKIEGTLGSFLCKFNSFTSLVLILTSNLTILAIGVERFCGTFCPLRVFISKKRAYFMIACTWLVSGIYSSPLLSSCFADLERSPDGSMKCHLYVQSQKVIHWFVLQTALLAAGFVTTLVLYTAIGIKIWRGKTPGIQLKSLQLRLHARKIKAVKMLAILVTVFYISFIPFSIYQLSVFFGFHLKLGSRYGQIAAFLMYCNGAINPVIYSVYNEGIRNEFKALFNCKKIILNPQRSLFLTSQITRRLKDLGLRQFHDTRDKAGPCQPRGLAVVAAPSDETNLVGFPFEETRL